The following proteins are co-located in the Brevibacillus laterosporus DSM 25 genome:
- the aspS gene encoding aspartate--tRNA ligase, whose protein sequence is MKFDVRTVYCGEVTKEHVEQEIILNGWVQKRRDLGGVIFIDLRDRTGICQVVFNPEVNKEAWQKADRVRSEYVLSVKGKLVHRGPEAVNPKIKTGEYEMLATEITILNDAKTPPFLIEDEIEVDEQVRLKYRYLDLRRPEMQKAFYLRSKATKAFRDFLDQKGFLDIETPMLTKSTPEGARDYLVPSRVHPGEFYALPQSPQLFKQLLMVSGFERYYQIVRCFRDEDLRADRQPEFTQIDIETSFIPMEQLLPMMEEMVQYVFEQTVGTDVGTSFPRLTYAEAMDRFGSDKPDIRFGMELTNVSDLVKDSGFKVFASTVETGGQVKAINAKGCGHYSRKDVDDLGKFASRYGAKGLAWIAFKDGEVKGPIAKFFSEEEITAIKERLLVEEGDLLLFVADKPKVVADSLGALRSKLGAELGLIDHSKFAFLWVVDFPLVEWDEEAKRYVALHHPFTRPKDEDLHLFETDPGAIRAQAYDLVLNGYELGGGSMRIYKRDVQEKMFTALGFSQEEAKEQFGFLMDAFEYGTPPHGGIALGLDRLVMLLAGRTNLREVIAFPKTASASDLMVNAPSEVDVNQLKQLFIATIEEEKKEEVTNK, encoded by the coding sequence ATGAAATTTGATGTGCGCACTGTCTATTGTGGCGAAGTAACCAAAGAACATGTAGAGCAAGAGATTATTTTAAATGGTTGGGTTCAAAAGCGCCGTGACCTAGGTGGCGTTATCTTTATTGATCTGCGTGATCGTACAGGAATTTGCCAAGTGGTGTTTAACCCAGAAGTGAATAAAGAGGCATGGCAAAAAGCAGATCGTGTGCGTAGCGAGTATGTTTTATCTGTAAAAGGTAAATTGGTACATCGTGGACCCGAAGCCGTTAATCCGAAAATCAAAACTGGTGAATACGAAATGCTTGCAACGGAGATTACCATCCTAAATGACGCTAAAACCCCTCCGTTCTTAATTGAAGATGAGATTGAAGTAGATGAGCAGGTTCGTCTAAAATATCGCTATTTGGACCTTCGTCGTCCCGAAATGCAGAAAGCATTCTACTTACGTTCAAAAGCGACAAAAGCGTTCCGTGATTTCTTGGATCAAAAGGGTTTCTTAGATATTGAAACGCCAATGCTTACGAAGAGCACGCCAGAGGGAGCGCGTGATTATCTGGTACCATCCCGTGTACACCCAGGTGAATTCTATGCATTGCCGCAGTCTCCTCAGCTTTTTAAACAGTTATTAATGGTTTCAGGATTCGAGCGTTACTATCAAATCGTACGTTGTTTCCGTGACGAAGACTTGCGCGCTGACCGTCAACCAGAATTCACTCAAATCGACATTGAAACATCCTTCATACCAATGGAACAGCTATTGCCGATGATGGAGGAAATGGTTCAATATGTATTTGAACAAACAGTTGGTACAGACGTAGGGACATCATTCCCACGCTTAACGTATGCAGAAGCGATGGATCGTTTTGGCTCTGACAAACCAGATATTCGTTTTGGTATGGAGTTGACCAACGTATCAGATCTTGTAAAAGATAGCGGTTTTAAAGTGTTTGCAAGCACAGTTGAGACTGGTGGGCAAGTAAAAGCAATCAATGCAAAAGGCTGCGGACATTATTCCCGTAAAGATGTTGATGATCTAGGCAAGTTCGCTTCTCGTTATGGAGCTAAAGGTCTAGCGTGGATTGCATTTAAAGATGGCGAAGTTAAAGGGCCAATCGCTAAATTCTTCTCTGAAGAAGAAATAACAGCAATAAAAGAACGCTTGCTAGTAGAAGAAGGCGATCTTTTGTTGTTCGTAGCTGATAAACCGAAAGTAGTAGCAGATTCTCTAGGTGCTCTTCGTAGCAAGCTAGGTGCAGAATTAGGCTTAATTGACCACAGTAAGTTTGCTTTCTTATGGGTAGTAGATTTCCCATTAGTGGAGTGGGATGAAGAAGCTAAACGTTATGTAGCTTTGCACCATCCATTCACTCGTCCAAAAGACGAAGATTTGCATCTATTTGAAACAGACCCAGGTGCGATTCGCGCACAAGCTTACGACTTGGTTCTAAATGGTTATGAACTAGGCGGCGGCTCCATGCGTATCTACAAGCGCGACGTACAAGAGAAAATGTTTACTGCCCTTGGATTTAGTCAAGAAGAAGCAAAAGAGCAGTTTGGTTTCTTGATGGATGCGTTTGAATATGGTACACCTCCACATGGTGGTATCGCTCTAGGTCTAGACCGTTTGGTAATGCTACTTGCTGGACGTACAAATTTACGTGAAGTAATTGCTTTCCCTAAAACAGCAAGCGCAAGTGACCTAATGGTTAATGCACCGAGTGAAGTAGATGTGAATCAATTAAAACAGCTATTTATCGCTACTATTGAAGAAGAGAAAAAAGAAGAAGTAACCAACAAGTAA
- a CDS encoding coproporphyrinogen III oxidase — MLQIKCVGHQFEREIGFIAALFYEDPAIHYVQDWENCSHRDSKIELCCESQDDGVHATGHLLFADQKHTFEYDRPYKELSEKGMRKTAKQAISYTLLTLLERHTGMEQGWGILTGIRPTKLLHKMLQSGLSREETHRQLREDYMVRPHKLQLLQEIVDRQLHVVPDLYQIDREVSVYIGIPFCPTKCAYCTFPAYAIGVHRQNVNPFLAGLHEEIRSIGDWLTRQNLVITSIYFGGGTPTSITADELDALFVTLYKHFPHMDKVRELTVEAGRPDTITPDKIEIMKKWKVDRISINPQSFTQETLQAIGRHHTVEETVDKYNLAMEMGVTNINMDLIIGLPNEGMQEMKHSLQEVEKLMPTSLTVHTLSFKRASEMTQNKDKYQVASREEILNMMQETEEWAKKQGYVPYYLYRQKNILGNLENVGYALRDQDSIYNIVMMEEVQTVLGLGCGAVSKLMRPGSGILSRWPNPKDPKTYNDTYQQLIEKKLQDLDTLYSDK; from the coding sequence ATGTTGCAAATTAAATGCGTGGGTCATCAGTTCGAACGTGAAATCGGCTTTATTGCCGCACTGTTCTATGAAGATCCCGCAATTCATTATGTACAAGACTGGGAAAATTGCTCCCATCGTGATAGTAAGATAGAGCTTTGTTGTGAGTCGCAAGACGATGGAGTCCATGCTACCGGACATCTTTTGTTTGCCGATCAAAAGCATACATTTGAGTACGATCGTCCCTATAAGGAGCTTTCCGAAAAAGGTATGCGCAAAACAGCGAAGCAAGCAATTAGCTATACGCTATTAACTTTACTGGAGCGTCATACCGGAATGGAACAGGGGTGGGGCATTTTAACCGGTATTCGACCGACTAAATTATTGCACAAGATGCTACAATCTGGGTTGAGTCGCGAGGAGACTCATCGTCAATTACGAGAAGACTACATGGTTCGCCCTCACAAACTACAGCTCTTACAAGAGATAGTGGATCGTCAGCTACATGTTGTTCCTGATTTATATCAAATAGATCGGGAAGTCTCTGTCTACATTGGAATTCCATTCTGCCCAACAAAATGTGCATATTGTACGTTTCCAGCTTATGCGATTGGTGTGCATCGTCAGAATGTAAATCCATTTTTGGCAGGTTTACATGAAGAGATTCGCTCAATAGGTGATTGGTTGACCCGCCAGAACTTGGTAATCACCTCCATTTACTTTGGCGGAGGTACACCTACCAGTATTACTGCTGACGAGTTAGACGCACTTTTTGTTACACTTTATAAGCATTTTCCTCATATGGACAAAGTACGTGAACTAACGGTAGAAGCTGGAAGACCAGATACCATCACTCCTGATAAAATTGAGATCATGAAAAAGTGGAAGGTTGACCGCATCAGCATCAATCCGCAGTCGTTTACGCAAGAAACCTTGCAAGCGATTGGTCGACACCATACAGTCGAGGAAACAGTGGATAAATATAATTTGGCCATGGAGATGGGTGTAACCAACATTAATATGGATTTGATCATAGGTTTGCCAAATGAAGGGATGCAGGAAATGAAGCATTCACTTCAGGAAGTAGAAAAGCTTATGCCTACTTCTCTAACCGTTCATACTCTCTCGTTTAAACGTGCATCGGAAATGACGCAAAATAAAGATAAATATCAGGTAGCCAGTCGTGAAGAGATACTAAACATGATGCAAGAGACCGAAGAATGGGCGAAGAAACAAGGGTATGTACCATACTATCTCTACCGACAAAAAAATATTTTAGGTAATCTTGAAAATGTTGGCTATGCGCTACGAGATCAAGATTCTATCTATAACATCGTTATGATGGAGGAGGTACAAACGGTTCTTGGCTTAGGCTGTGGAGCCGTCTCCAAATTGATGAGGCCTGGTAGCGGAATATTGTCGCGTTGGCCAAATCCAAAAGATCCTAAAACATATAATGATACGTATCAGCAGTTAATCGAGAAAAAACTGCAAGATTTAGATACGCTTTACTCTGATAAATAA
- the cymR gene encoding cysteine metabolism transcriptional regulator CymR, with translation MKISTKGRYGLTIMMELATRHGDGPISLKSIAQRHELSEHYLEQLIAPLRNAGLVKSIRGAYGGYVLSKSPDDITSGDILRVLEGPISPVEFAEEEDPAKRYLWLRIRDSITSVIDSTTLRDLINYQDDGRTDNYMFYI, from the coding sequence TTGAAAATTTCGACTAAGGGACGCTACGGCTTAACTATTATGATGGAGCTAGCCACCCGTCATGGGGACGGGCCTATTTCATTGAAAAGCATTGCTCAGCGCCATGAATTATCTGAGCATTATTTAGAGCAGTTAATTGCTCCCCTGCGGAATGCAGGGTTGGTAAAAAGCATTCGAGGAGCTTATGGTGGCTATGTACTCTCCAAATCACCTGACGATATTACGTCGGGAGATATTTTGCGAGTGCTAGAAGGTCCAATTAGTCCTGTAGAGTTTGCAGAAGAAGAGGACCCAGCAAAGCGTTATCTATGGCTGCGCATTCGAGATAGTATAACGTCTGTAATTGACTCCACTACGCTGCGGGACCTCATCAATTATCAAGATGACGGACGCACTGATAATTATATGTTCTACATTTAG
- a CDS encoding ATP-dependent RecD-like DNA helicase produces the protein MQQQALPLFRETYIRGQVKHEIFYNEENWYAIIRFKVEETTEPIKDKDVIVVGHFPRPHEDETYTFYGEWKDHPKYGKQYVAERYERETPKTKSGIEKYLASGLFSGIGKKLAKRIVEHLGVDALTIIAENPDDLAAIPGISPKRAKQIYESVLEHQSLERTMVFLYEFGIGVHLALRIYQAYKHNTMTVLTETPYKLIEDVQGIGFKRADEIALSTGIAASSPERVMAACLYVLQETGYSEGHVYFPHEELMERAISLLTECGGHVFEVEDVQRSIEQLVMDNKVHWEEERVYLPSLFFAEIGLAKRLHYFASRENPDSYPASEFYQAIGKVEEELGISYASKQREAVEKAMDSGLMLLTGGPGTGKTTVIRGICHVFANLQGISLDMKKYDTQDNPFPILLVAPTGRAAKRMSETTGLPAMTIHRLLGWKGESFEHDQDNPVRGKMIIIDEMSMVDVWLANQLFRCLPKDINVVMVGDPDQLPSVGPGNVLFDMLESNVIPVVQLTDIYRQAEESSIIQLAHDIRVGKVPQDLLTPTQDRRFFTTSPQNVVDVVKQICSSSVNKGYTAKDIQVLAPVYKGVAGVNHINEELQLLFNPPSEQKREVTFGETVFRVKDKVLQLVNNAEEQVFNGDMGEVVAIFRPTENEENEEQLVVSFEGREVVYRRSQYHQLTLAYCCSVHKSQGSEFPIVILPLVRNYYRMLRRKLIYTGVTRSKSFLLMCGDPDAFRIAVQNDEEGIRYSYLQDRLRLYG, from the coding sequence GTGCAACAACAGGCCCTCCCGTTGTTTCGTGAGACCTACATTCGAGGACAAGTAAAACACGAAATATTTTATAACGAAGAGAACTGGTATGCCATCATTCGTTTTAAAGTGGAAGAGACAACGGAACCGATTAAAGATAAAGATGTCATTGTTGTAGGGCATTTTCCGCGTCCTCACGAGGATGAAACTTATACATTTTATGGTGAGTGGAAAGATCACCCGAAATATGGAAAGCAGTATGTAGCCGAACGCTACGAACGTGAAACACCAAAAACAAAATCAGGTATTGAAAAGTATTTAGCAAGTGGACTTTTTAGTGGAATTGGTAAGAAGCTGGCAAAGCGGATAGTGGAACATTTAGGGGTCGATGCACTTACCATCATTGCTGAAAACCCTGACGATCTGGCCGCCATTCCAGGTATCTCTCCCAAACGAGCTAAGCAGATCTATGAATCAGTTCTAGAGCATCAATCATTAGAGCGTACCATGGTCTTCTTATACGAGTTTGGGATTGGTGTCCATTTAGCTTTACGTATTTATCAAGCGTATAAGCATAATACAATGACGGTATTGACAGAAACTCCATATAAGCTCATTGAAGATGTGCAGGGCATTGGTTTTAAACGTGCAGACGAAATCGCTCTGTCGACAGGAATTGCCGCATCTTCCCCGGAACGAGTGATGGCAGCGTGTCTGTATGTTTTGCAGGAAACAGGTTATAGTGAGGGACATGTTTATTTTCCTCATGAAGAATTAATGGAGCGGGCTATTTCGCTATTAACAGAATGTGGTGGGCACGTTTTTGAGGTAGAAGATGTGCAGAGATCTATTGAACAATTAGTAATGGATAACAAAGTGCATTGGGAAGAGGAGCGCGTTTACCTTCCATCCTTATTTTTTGCAGAGATTGGACTGGCCAAACGACTTCATTATTTTGCTTCAAGAGAGAATCCTGATAGCTATCCTGCTTCTGAGTTTTACCAAGCTATCGGAAAAGTGGAAGAAGAATTAGGGATTAGCTATGCTTCTAAACAACGAGAAGCAGTAGAAAAAGCAATGGATTCAGGATTAATGCTACTGACTGGGGGGCCTGGTACGGGAAAAACAACAGTCATTAGGGGAATTTGCCATGTTTTTGCAAATTTGCAGGGAATTAGTTTGGACATGAAGAAATATGACACACAAGATAATCCCTTTCCCATTTTATTGGTAGCTCCTACTGGTAGGGCAGCAAAGCGTATGTCTGAGACGACAGGATTACCAGCTATGACGATCCATCGTCTTCTTGGGTGGAAGGGAGAGAGCTTTGAGCATGATCAAGATAATCCCGTTCGGGGCAAAATGATTATTATTGATGAGATGTCAATGGTGGATGTTTGGTTAGCTAACCAATTATTCCGCTGTCTCCCTAAGGACATAAATGTTGTAATGGTAGGCGACCCTGATCAATTGCCTTCTGTAGGCCCAGGCAATGTTTTGTTTGATATGCTGGAGTCAAATGTGATCCCGGTTGTCCAGTTGACAGATATTTATCGGCAGGCAGAAGAATCTTCTATTATTCAACTGGCTCATGACATTCGAGTGGGAAAAGTACCACAAGATTTACTTACTCCAACCCAAGATCGCAGATTTTTCACAACTTCGCCACAAAATGTTGTTGATGTTGTGAAACAAATCTGCTCCAGTTCCGTAAATAAAGGATATACAGCAAAAGATATACAGGTTCTTGCCCCCGTGTACAAAGGAGTAGCCGGTGTTAACCACATCAATGAAGAGCTACAGCTTTTGTTCAACCCGCCTTCGGAACAGAAGCGAGAGGTAACATTTGGTGAAACGGTTTTTCGGGTAAAAGACAAAGTACTTCAATTGGTAAATAATGCAGAAGAACAGGTATTCAACGGAGACATGGGAGAAGTTGTTGCCATTTTTCGTCCTACAGAAAATGAGGAGAATGAAGAGCAATTGGTGGTGTCCTTTGAAGGACGAGAGGTTGTATACCGCCGTTCACAATATCACCAACTTACTCTGGCGTACTGTTGCTCGGTGCATAAATCACAGGGTAGTGAATTTCCAATTGTTATTTTACCTTTAGTACGTAACTATTATCGAATGTTACGCAGAAAATTAATTTACACGGGTGTAACACGTAGCAAGTCATTTTTGCTAATGTGTGGTGATCCAGATGCTTTTCGCATTGCGGTGCAAAATGACGAGGAAGGGATTCGTTATAGCTACTTACAAGATCGGCTACGTTTGTACGGATAA
- a CDS encoding cysteine desulfurase family protein yields MNSYVYLDNAATTPVHPQVILAMQPYFSEIYGNPSSIHGFGREARKAMEKARETIADFLGADPSQIIFTSGGTEADNMALIGGALANEQKGKHIITTQIEHHAVLHACEHLERMGFEVTYLPVDELGMVSLDDIKKAIRPDTILVSIMYGNNEVGTIQPIQEIGSFLQDQGILFHSDCVQAFGLLRIKANELPVDLISLSAHKINGPKGVGALCMGRKITITPYLHGGAQERKRRAGTENLAGIVGFAQAIELIRSDREERRQKYLDMRQAMLQAFSEAGIAFEVNGHDEQFLPHILNVSFLGVNTETMLFNLDLAGIAAASGSACTSGSLEVSHVLTAMNLSKERSDSAIRFSFGMTNTKEEVIAAAQKIVQIVKRLVK; encoded by the coding sequence ATGAACTCATACGTATATTTGGATAATGCAGCAACGACTCCTGTTCATCCACAAGTGATACTGGCCATGCAACCATATTTCTCTGAGATTTATGGAAATCCATCCAGTATTCATGGGTTTGGTCGTGAAGCACGCAAAGCAATGGAAAAAGCACGGGAAACAATTGCTGATTTTCTGGGGGCTGATCCCAGTCAAATCATTTTTACCAGCGGTGGTACGGAAGCTGATAATATGGCATTGATCGGTGGAGCGCTTGCTAATGAACAAAAAGGTAAGCATATCATTACAACTCAGATTGAGCATCATGCGGTATTACATGCTTGTGAGCATCTCGAACGAATGGGATTTGAAGTAACCTATTTACCAGTGGATGAATTGGGGATGGTCAGCTTAGATGATATAAAAAAAGCAATACGACCTGATACCATTTTAGTCTCCATTATGTATGGAAACAATGAGGTAGGGACAATTCAACCTATCCAAGAAATAGGTAGCTTTTTGCAGGATCAAGGGATTCTGTTCCATTCAGATTGTGTACAAGCTTTTGGATTATTGCGCATCAAGGCAAATGAGCTACCTGTGGATCTGATTTCTTTATCTGCCCATAAAATCAATGGACCAAAAGGTGTAGGTGCTTTGTGCATGGGACGTAAAATCACAATTACTCCATACTTACACGGGGGAGCACAAGAACGTAAGCGACGGGCAGGAACAGAAAATCTAGCTGGTATTGTTGGATTTGCTCAAGCAATCGAGCTCATACGCTCCGACCGTGAAGAGCGTCGCCAAAAATACTTAGATATGCGCCAAGCTATGCTACAGGCTTTTAGTGAAGCAGGTATTGCATTTGAGGTAAATGGTCATGATGAACAATTTTTGCCCCATATTTTAAATGTTAGCTTTCTAGGAGTAAATACTGAGACGATGCTGTTTAATCTAGATTTGGCGGGTATTGCAGCAGCTAGTGGTTCTGCATGTACATCAGGCTCGTTAGAGGTATCTCATGTGCTGACAGCGATGAATTTGTCCAAGGAGCGATCAGATTCAGCTATTCGCTTTAGTTTTGGCATGACCAACACAAAAGAAGAAGTGATAGCAGCAGCTCAAAAAATTGTGCAGATTGTAAAGCGCTTAGTAAAATAA
- a CDS encoding AAA family ATPase, which translates to MDLFSFAHEQEDSKGRTKPLAARMRPKNLDEVVGQQHILAKGSLLRRAIEADQISSLIFYGPPGTGKTTLAKVIARTTKSHFSELNAVTAGVADIRRIVEEAKDRLVMNNQRTTLFIDEIHRFNKSQQDALLPYVEEGTVILIGATTENPFFEVNAALLSRSQIFSLQSLTDEDLGQVIDRALTDELEGLGELRVQIKPEAREHLIHYAEGDARRLLNALELAATTTPLNEAGEIVITLDVAVESIQRRAVRYDKSGDNHYDTISAFIKSIRGSDPDGALYWLARMIDAGEDPRFIARRLIISASEDIGNADPQALSVAVACFQALELIGMPEGRISLGQATTYLATAPKSNAAYMGINQALMHVQKEGHKPVPVHLRDRHYKGAAKLGHGEGYLYPHNYPEGYVKQQYLPEGVEEKFYQPKQIGYEAEIQKRQASRN; encoded by the coding sequence ATGGATTTATTTTCTTTCGCCCATGAACAGGAAGATTCTAAAGGGCGTACCAAGCCGCTTGCGGCACGAATGAGACCAAAAAACCTAGATGAAGTAGTTGGCCAACAACATATACTAGCCAAAGGATCGTTGCTTCGGAGAGCTATTGAAGCGGACCAAATCTCTTCTTTAATTTTCTACGGACCTCCGGGCACGGGAAAAACAACCTTAGCAAAAGTCATAGCCCGTACAACCAAATCCCATTTCAGTGAATTAAATGCGGTTACTGCGGGGGTAGCAGACATTCGGCGGATCGTTGAGGAAGCGAAAGATCGCTTGGTAATGAATAATCAGCGTACTACGTTATTTATTGATGAGATCCACCGTTTTAATAAATCTCAACAGGATGCGCTCCTACCTTATGTAGAAGAGGGAACAGTCATTTTGATTGGGGCAACAACGGAGAATCCCTTTTTCGAAGTGAATGCAGCCTTGCTCTCACGTTCTCAAATTTTTTCCTTACAATCCCTAACAGATGAGGATTTAGGGCAAGTTATTGATAGAGCATTAACTGATGAGCTTGAAGGACTTGGAGAATTACGGGTTCAAATCAAACCAGAAGCGAGAGAACATTTGATTCACTACGCAGAAGGGGACGCTCGTCGCTTATTAAATGCACTGGAATTAGCAGCTACGACCACACCATTAAATGAAGCAGGAGAGATCGTTATTACACTGGATGTGGCAGTAGAATCTATTCAGCGTAGAGCTGTTCGCTACGATAAAAGTGGTGATAATCATTACGATACCATCTCTGCTTTTATAAAGTCGATTAGAGGGTCTGATCCAGATGGTGCTCTTTACTGGTTAGCTCGGATGATTGATGCAGGTGAAGATCCACGATTTATAGCGCGTCGCTTAATAATTTCCGCATCAGAAGATATCGGTAATGCTGATCCTCAAGCGTTATCCGTAGCTGTAGCTTGCTTTCAAGCGTTGGAATTGATTGGTATGCCGGAAGGGCGCATTTCCTTAGGGCAAGCCACCACGTATCTTGCGACTGCACCGAAAAGTAATGCAGCGTATATGGGAATTAATCAAGCACTTATGCATGTACAAAAAGAAGGGCATAAGCCTGTACCTGTTCACTTACGGGATCGGCATTATAAAGGGGCTGCGAAATTAGGTCACGGGGAAGGGTATCTATATCCCCATAATTATCCCGAAGGCTATGTGAAACAGCAGTATTTGCCTGAAGGTGTAGAAGAGAAATTTTATCAACCTAAACAGATAGGATATGAGGCAGAAATTCAAAAGCGTCAAGCATCTCGAAATTAA
- a CDS encoding tRNA threonylcarbamoyladenosine dehydratase: MLHQFSRCELAFGPEGLEKMRNSTVAVLGVGGVGSFTVEALARTGVGKLILIDKDDVDITNINRQIHATLHTVGQQKTELMKERIHSINPECEVVTLQMFYDDETAPRLFEHKLDYIVDAMDTVSAKIHVILEAKKRNIPIISSMGAANKMDPTRFQVEDISKTSYDPIAKVIRRELKKQRIYKGVKVVYSKEIPVTIRTDVREQIVQNPDSPIRKVKQPPASNAFVPSVAGLILASVVVQDLIGWVPKKG; the protein is encoded by the coding sequence ATGTTGCATCAATTCTCGCGTTGTGAACTGGCATTTGGTCCAGAGGGCTTGGAGAAAATGAGAAACAGTACCGTTGCTGTGCTTGGTGTCGGTGGGGTAGGGTCTTTTACAGTAGAAGCTCTAGCACGTACTGGTGTAGGAAAACTGATCCTGATTGATAAAGATGACGTAGACATTACAAACATTAATAGACAGATTCATGCTACTCTACACACGGTTGGTCAACAAAAAACGGAACTAATGAAAGAGCGTATCCACTCTATTAATCCAGAGTGTGAGGTAGTGACACTCCAGATGTTTTATGACGATGAAACAGCTCCACGTCTATTTGAGCATAAGCTAGATTATATTGTTGATGCGATGGATACAGTGTCTGCAAAAATTCATGTGATTCTAGAAGCAAAGAAACGTAATATCCCGATCATCTCAAGTATGGGGGCAGCTAACAAGATGGACCCAACACGTTTTCAAGTGGAGGACATCTCTAAAACCAGTTATGATCCTATTGCCAAGGTAATTCGTCGTGAGCTGAAGAAGCAACGCATTTATAAGGGTGTTAAAGTAGTATATTCTAAAGAGATCCCTGTAACAATTCGTACGGATGTACGGGAACAGATTGTTCAAAATCCTGATTCCCCTATTCGCAAAGTAAAACAACCGCCGGCAAGTAACGCCTTTGTGCCATCTGTGGCAGGTTTGATTTTAGCTAGTGTGGTGGTCCAGGATTTAATTGGTTGGGTACCGAAAAAAGGATAG
- the hisS gene encoding histidine--tRNA ligase: protein MAKIQIPRGTQDIMPGTVELWQHIEGKMRDLCTRYNYQEIRTPIFEQTELFRRGVGETTDVVEKEMYSVESRGEGDFTLRPEGTAGVVRSYVEKKLYGVPNQPTKLYYLGPMFRHERPQAGRFRQFVQFGVEAIGSADPAIDAEVIAVAMRIYQELGLTGLSVEINSVGTLEDRARHRGALLEVLNGVRDELCEDCQSRIDRNPLRVLDCKNKKCQTLTKDAPSILDYLSDESKQHFEEVQAYLTAIHIPFHINPRMVRGLDYYTLTAFEIKMAEIGAVETLCGGGRYNGLVAEIGGEDMPGIGFAMSIERLIMALESQNIQLPIEKGLDAYIVMQSETAKTKAFQLLDDLRNKGVKAEMDYLGRKMKGQLKAADRVEAKYAAIIGESELEKGVVMLKELATGEQQEVSFAEASDWLLAKR, encoded by the coding sequence ATGGCGAAAATCCAAATTCCACGTGGTACACAAGACATTATGCCGGGCACGGTGGAGCTTTGGCAGCACATCGAAGGGAAGATGCGAGACCTTTGCACACGCTACAATTACCAAGAAATTCGAACGCCAATATTTGAGCAGACAGAACTGTTCCGACGAGGCGTAGGTGAGACTACGGATGTAGTGGAAAAAGAGATGTACAGTGTTGAATCCCGTGGAGAAGGAGATTTCACCTTACGTCCGGAAGGTACGGCAGGGGTAGTACGCTCTTACGTGGAGAAAAAGCTGTATGGTGTACCTAATCAACCTACTAAGTTATATTACTTAGGACCAATGTTCCGGCATGAACGTCCACAGGCAGGTCGATTCCGCCAATTTGTTCAATTCGGAGTTGAAGCAATCGGCTCAGCAGATCCTGCAATTGATGCTGAAGTAATTGCTGTAGCGATGCGTATCTATCAAGAATTAGGGCTTACAGGTTTGTCCGTAGAGATAAACAGTGTAGGAACTCTAGAAGATCGTGCTCGTCACCGTGGAGCATTGCTTGAGGTTCTAAATGGTGTACGAGATGAGCTTTGTGAAGATTGTCAATCCCGAATTGATCGGAATCCTTTACGCGTTCTGGATTGCAAAAATAAAAAATGTCAAACCCTTACAAAAGATGCCCCTTCTATTTTAGATTATCTAAGCGATGAATCTAAACAGCATTTTGAAGAGGTACAGGCATACCTTACCGCAATTCATATTCCATTCCACATTAATCCGCGTATGGTACGTGGTCTTGATTATTACACGCTGACTGCTTTCGAAATTAAAATGGCAGAGATCGGTGCGGTTGAAACATTGTGTGGTGGTGGGCGCTATAATGGGCTAGTTGCAGAGATCGGCGGCGAAGATATGCCAGGTATTGGTTTTGCGATGAGTATTGAGCGCTTGATAATGGCTCTAGAATCGCAAAATATTCAATTACCAATAGAAAAAGGGCTAGATGCCTACATCGTCATGCAATCCGAAACAGCGAAAACGAAGGCATTCCAGTTACTAGATGATCTGCGTAATAAAGGTGTTAAAGCAGAGATGGATTATTTAGGTCGTAAAATGAAGGGCCAATTAAAAGCAGCGGATCGTGTAGAAGCAAAGTATGCTGCTATCATTGGTGAATCAGAGCTGGAAAAAGGCGTAGTCATGCTAAAAGAACTAGCGACTGGAGAACAGCAAGAAGTTAGTTTTGCAGAAGCAAGCGATTGGCTCTTGGCTAAACGTTAA